The following are encoded together in the Blautia obeum ATCC 29174 genome:
- a CDS encoding glycosyltransferase family 2 protein translates to MKVLIIIPAYNEEESIEKVINNLKQNYSQYDYVIINDGSHDHTSEICHKNKYKIIDLPVNLGLTGAFQTGLKYAYKKGYDYAIQFDADGQHLPEYIPAMVDKIEEGYDMVIGSRFVEKPKPRSLRMLGSRVISTAIKITTGVHIADPTSGMRLFNKTLIREFAENINYEPEPDTVSFLIKQGVKVAEVQVEMKEREAGESYLNLSRSIVYMTKMFVSIIILQNFRNRKK, encoded by the coding sequence ATGAAAGTATTGATTATTATTCCGGCTTATAATGAAGAGGAAAGCATTGAAAAAGTGATAAATAATTTGAAACAAAACTATTCCCAATATGACTATGTGATAATTAACGATGGATCACATGACCACACATCTGAAATTTGCCATAAAAACAAATATAAAATTATAGATCTTCCGGTAAATCTTGGATTAACAGGAGCATTTCAGACTGGCTTAAAATATGCATATAAAAAAGGATATGATTATGCAATTCAATTTGATGCAGATGGACAACATTTGCCTGAATATATACCAGCTATGGTAGATAAAATAGAAGAAGGCTATGATATGGTTATTGGTTCCAGATTTGTGGAAAAACCGAAACCGCGTTCTTTGCGTATGTTGGGAAGTCGTGTTATATCAACTGCAATAAAAATAACGACAGGTGTGCATATTGCGGATCCTACATCGGGCATGAGATTATTTAATAAAACTTTAATTAGAGAGTTTGCAGAAAATATTAATTATGAACCAGAACCGGATACAGTTTCTTTTTTGATTAAACAGGGCGTTAAAGTGGCCGAGGTTCAAGTTGAAATGAAAGAGCGAGAGGCTGGTGAGAGCTATCTCAATTTATCGCGATCAATTGTTTATATGACTAAAATGTTTGTTTCTATAATCATATTACAGAATTTTAGAAATAGAAAAAAATAG
- a CDS encoding glycosyltransferase: protein MVKVSVIIPVYNVEPYLKQCMDSVVGQTLKDIEIICVDDGSTDGSLDILREYAAEDNRIQIIEQKNAGAGAARNNGMRHATGKYLSFLDSDDFFEPRMLEKAYDLAEKDQADFVAYKSDQYHTEKKQFVSADWVIHENEIPPYHPFNHRQMTGNVFKVFVGWAWDKLFLKEFVDKYHLTFQEQRTSNDLLFVFSAVVLAKKISVVPMVLAHQRRDAKDSLSKTREYSWDCFYRALMALRDRLREEGLYEELERDYINYALHFSLWNYNTLSEPTKTKLKDKLRGEWFRELGVEGKSKDYFYNKQEFEQCQKIMGNMKKENETMGFKQKLKRFLRKIVPAGRTYIDKKFKDQEKYIKKQLKEQEKLIKLQQKNMQEMQKNLKEYIEQEFVRRENWAKMPAEIKRAADGRKVWVIKCPATEGEAKFFWGDYYYAVALQKYLERQNIYAIIDNRQDWGCDEEADVVLVLRGKYFYHPDRRNEKCLYIMWNISHPDMISKAEYELYDVVCVGSRHMAEELKDKISVPVVPLLQCTDTEIFCPEGETKKQYNGQYIFIGSTRGVMRDCVYWAADAGVPLHVWGSGWYEMMPEHKDVVDGTFMPNDKLPALYRSAKVTLNDHWKDMLDNQIINNRIFDALACGLPVISDGCDEMKEIFPDAVLYYDTKEEFDACIKKVENDYEAVKAKALEQYDMIKKEYSFERRVEELLEIAEKYKK from the coding sequence ATGGTAAAAGTATCAGTAATCATACCCGTATATAATGTCGAACCATATCTGAAACAGTGTATGGACAGTGTAGTTGGACAGACATTGAAAGATATTGAGATCATCTGTGTGGACGATGGTTCAACAGATGGTTCGCTTGATATATTGAGAGAGTATGCAGCAGAGGACAACCGTATCCAGATCATAGAGCAGAAGAATGCCGGAGCCGGGGCGGCCCGAAATAATGGTATGCGTCATGCGACAGGCAAGTATCTGTCCTTCCTGGATTCAGATGATTTTTTTGAGCCGAGAATGCTGGAAAAGGCATATGATCTGGCAGAAAAAGATCAGGCAGATTTTGTAGCATACAAATCAGACCAGTATCATACAGAGAAGAAACAGTTTGTTTCAGCAGACTGGGTGATCCATGAGAATGAGATTCCACCGTATCATCCATTTAATCACAGGCAGATGACAGGCAATGTGTTCAAAGTGTTTGTCGGATGGGCATGGGACAAACTCTTCCTCAAAGAATTTGTGGATAAATACCATCTGACATTTCAGGAGCAGCGGACCAGCAATGATTTGCTTTTTGTGTTCAGTGCAGTAGTTCTGGCAAAAAAAATATCCGTTGTACCGATGGTTCTTGCTCATCAGCGACGCGATGCCAAGGATTCTCTGTCAAAAACAAGAGAGTATTCCTGGGATTGTTTCTATCGTGCTCTGATGGCACTTCGGGACAGACTCAGAGAGGAGGGCCTGTACGAAGAACTGGAAAGAGACTATATCAATTATGCACTGCATTTTTCACTGTGGAATTACAACACCCTGTCAGAACCGACAAAAACAAAACTGAAAGACAAGCTGAGAGGAGAATGGTTCAGAGAACTCGGTGTAGAAGGAAAGAGTAAAGATTATTTTTATAACAAACAGGAATTTGAACAGTGCCAAAAGATTATGGGAAATATGAAAAAGGAAAATGAAACGATGGGATTCAAACAGAAATTAAAAAGATTTTTACGTAAAATTGTTCCGGCTGGACGCACATATATAGATAAAAAATTTAAAGATCAGGAAAAATATATTAAAAAACAACTGAAAGAGCAGGAGAAGCTCATCAAACTCCAGCAGAAAAATATGCAGGAGATGCAGAAAAATCTGAAAGAGTATATTGAACAGGAATTTGTACGGAGAGAAAACTGGGCAAAGATGCCAGCAGAGATAAAACGTGCAGCAGACGGTCGCAAGGTATGGGTGATCAAGTGTCCTGCTACGGAAGGCGAAGCAAAATTTTTCTGGGGCGACTACTATTATGCAGTTGCATTGCAGAAATATCTGGAACGTCAGAATATCTATGCAATTATCGATAATCGTCAGGACTGGGGCTGTGATGAAGAGGCAGATGTGGTTCTTGTGTTGAGAGGAAAATATTTCTATCATCCGGATAGAAGGAATGAGAAATGTCTCTATATTATGTGGAATATCAGCCATCCGGATATGATTTCAAAAGCAGAATATGAACTGTACGATGTTGTATGTGTCGGATCCAGACATATGGCAGAAGAACTGAAAGATAAGATCAGTGTTCCGGTCGTGCCGCTCCTGCAGTGTACCGATACAGAAATCTTTTGTCCGGAAGGAGAGACAAAGAAACAGTATAATGGACAGTATATCTTTATTGGCAGTACCAGAGGGGTTATGAGAGATTGCGTATACTGGGCAGCAGATGCTGGTGTTCCACTTCATGTATGGGGAAGCGGCTGGTATGAGATGATGCCGGAGCACAAAGATGTGGTAGATGGTACATTTATGCCGAATGACAAACTTCCAGCACTGTATCGTTCGGCAAAAGTCACCCTCAATGATCACTGGAAGGATATGCTGGATAATCAAATTATCAACAATCGTATTTTTGATGCGCTTGCGTGTGGTTTGCCTGTGATTTCCGATGGCTGTGATGAAATGAAAGAAATCTTCCCGGATGCGGTACTCTATTATGATACAAAAGAAGAATTCGATGCCTGCATCAAAAAAGTAGAAAACGATTATGAGGCCGTAAAAGCCAAAGCTCTGGAGCAGTATGATATGATCAAAAAAGAATACTCCTTCGAGAGAAGAGTAGAAGAACTGCTGGAGATTGCGGAGAAATATAAAAAATAA
- a CDS encoding DUF2142 domain-containing protein: MIGAIKKHKRIVAAVVILILTAVIELVCNLPAIRGGYDNLDLTKYITVEKEGNKEKYVISYSSSQKFYIKELKLSGSFPKEYSYTIKTKEYNSFDKESEEYYSDTVNSWFSDFYTNLNKKVTSIEITLNKVEDAELTAVSCSNRFEVNKYRILFFLALFSLIYCLFFEKKVYKKIECFFAIYAFIFGLLLVVYGQPIKNSWDESIHFGNAYTMAFGKHVEWTEAALFVKNGQIVSCNTKEEFAELRAYLNGKGIETVYAESKETILPSYTKLAYIPQAIFIRLGMILNLSFSTMYAVGKLGNLLLYIFVMFWAIHMAQTKKMFLSFLAVTPTALYLASSYTYDTVVFSFLTLACVLWANMIFYPEREYSSWTYILTALLFVIGCASKAVYIPMILLFLVIPYVEKKKPKKKVILWSGIIIILMLVMLTFVLPTLSNAAAGNITFGGDSRGGDTGVVRQIVSMIKHPWASVKLMLVSVFKFDNFRNLGYDTADNFFFGNLMCLNFAHNGILSDKWSAILLPICIILLLYKTPSETVRGRHSMSMLNKFIVLIAVAGTIFLVWLALYLDFTPVGAEYIAGVQARYYLPLLYLGALLFTGRKVTINWSEETITKLTYSAATLLGFALMYQGMLQGRII; the protein is encoded by the coding sequence GTGATTGGAGCAATAAAGAAACATAAACGAATTGTAGCAGCGGTTGTAATCCTTATTTTGACTGCGGTAATAGAGCTTGTGTGTAATTTACCGGCAATCAGAGGTGGGTATGATAATCTTGATCTGACAAAGTATATTACTGTAGAAAAAGAGGGGAATAAGGAAAAATATGTGATCAGCTATTCCTCATCGCAGAAATTTTATATAAAAGAATTAAAATTATCAGGAAGCTTTCCAAAAGAATATTCTTATACAATAAAAACAAAGGAATATAATTCCTTTGACAAAGAATCCGAAGAGTATTATTCTGACACAGTGAATTCATGGTTCTCAGATTTTTATACAAACCTGAACAAGAAAGTAACTTCCATAGAAATTACCCTGAATAAAGTAGAAGACGCAGAACTGACAGCAGTGTCCTGCTCAAACAGATTTGAAGTTAATAAATATCGGATTCTTTTCTTTTTGGCATTGTTTTCGTTGATATATTGCCTGTTTTTTGAGAAAAAAGTGTATAAAAAAATTGAATGCTTTTTTGCTATATATGCTTTTATTTTTGGACTATTGTTAGTTGTATATGGGCAACCGATTAAAAATTCCTGGGATGAATCAATACATTTTGGAAATGCGTATACGATGGCTTTTGGTAAACATGTGGAATGGACAGAGGCCGCACTATTTGTGAAAAATGGACAGATAGTAAGCTGTAATACCAAAGAAGAATTTGCTGAATTGCGTGCCTATTTGAATGGAAAAGGAATTGAGACAGTTTATGCTGAAAGTAAAGAAACGATTCTTCCATCTTATACTAAACTCGCATATATTCCGCAAGCAATATTCATAAGATTGGGGATGATATTGAACTTGTCATTTTCGACTATGTACGCTGTCGGAAAATTGGGTAATTTGCTGTTATACATTTTTGTTATGTTTTGGGCAATTCATATGGCACAAACAAAAAAAATGTTTCTGAGTTTTTTGGCGGTAACACCCACAGCTTTGTATTTGGCATCGTCATATACTTATGATACTGTGGTGTTTAGCTTTTTAACGTTAGCATGTGTTTTATGGGCTAACATGATTTTTTATCCCGAAAGAGAATACAGTTCATGGACATATATTTTAACTGCTTTGCTGTTTGTAATTGGCTGTGCATCAAAAGCAGTATATATTCCTATGATTCTTTTGTTCCTGGTTATTCCATATGTTGAAAAAAAGAAACCTAAAAAGAAAGTGATTTTATGGAGTGGAATTATTATTATTTTAATGTTGGTGATGCTAACATTTGTTTTGCCAACGTTATCGAATGCTGCTGCGGGTAATATCACATTTGGCGGAGATTCGCGAGGAGGCGATACAGGAGTTGTTAGACAAATCGTTTCCATGATAAAACATCCGTGGGCGAGTGTGAAGCTAATGCTTGTTAGCGTTTTTAAATTTGATAATTTTAGAAATTTAGGTTATGATACAGCTGATAATTTTTTCTTTGGAAATTTGATGTGTTTGAATTTTGCTCATAATGGTATATTGTCAGATAAGTGGAGTGCTATACTGCTCCCAATATGTATAATATTATTGTTGTACAAAACACCATCAGAAACAGTACGTGGCAGACATTCTATGAGCATGTTGAATAAATTTATAGTTTTGATTGCTGTTGCTGGCACGATATTTTTGGTATGGCTTGCTTTATATTTGGATTTTACTCCGGTAGGTGCGGAATATATTGCAGGAGTTCAGGCAAGGTATTATTTACCACTATTATATTTAGGAGCATTGTTATTTACAGGAAGGAAAGTAACAATAAACTGGTCTGAAGAAACTATTACTAAATTGACTTATTCAGCAGCTACACTTTTAGGATTTGCACTTATGTACCAGGGAATGCTGCAGGGCAGAATTATATAA
- a CDS encoding glycosyltransferase family 4 protein — translation MKTYAIVASLFPPHVGGVERYSYNLAKKLTEHGNRVIVITSGAGKVKEEGGIKVYYLPSFLLLNGRLPIIKPGSKFKGLENILKTENIDYFIINTRFYSLSLWAAKFAYAEKKSAILIEHGSSHLTFNNKYLDIFVRFYEHAMTMLIKKYPMRYFGVSKDACEWIKHFNIQAEGTLYNAMNLDEIELMNKFDYRKKLGLTENDFIITYVGRIVGGKGLLELTSAVNEIRKEYSNVYLVVAGDGPYMKELVKHKTPYITLLGRIPYSDVISLLSSVDTFCLPSETEGFPTSVLEAVACKCYVITTTAGGSKELITNSQLGTIMKDNSSKSIEEALRAIIDHKESRIEASEKCYVRLKEKFTWDAVAAKVEDIFEI, via the coding sequence ATGAAAACATATGCGATTGTAGCATCGTTATTTCCACCACATGTTGGTGGGGTAGAACGTTACTCATATAATTTGGCTAAAAAATTGACAGAACATGGAAACAGAGTAATTGTAATTACGTCTGGAGCAGGGAAGGTAAAAGAAGAAGGTGGAATAAAAGTATATTATCTTCCTTCTTTTTTGCTTTTAAATGGTAGGTTGCCAATCATTAAACCTGGAAGTAAATTTAAGGGATTAGAAAATATTCTAAAAACAGAAAATATTGATTATTTTATAATTAATACGCGATTTTATTCATTATCGTTATGGGCGGCAAAGTTTGCTTATGCAGAGAAAAAAAGTGCTATTCTAATTGAACATGGTTCATCGCATTTAACATTTAACAATAAATATTTGGATATTTTTGTCAGGTTTTATGAGCATGCGATGACTATGTTAATTAAAAAATATCCAATGCGATATTTTGGAGTATCAAAAGATGCCTGTGAATGGATCAAGCATTTTAATATTCAGGCAGAGGGAACATTATATAATGCGATGAATCTGGATGAAATTGAGTTAATGAATAAATTTGATTACAGAAAAAAATTAGGACTCACAGAGAATGATTTTATAATAACATATGTAGGACGAATAGTGGGAGGAAAGGGATTATTAGAGCTGACATCTGCGGTAAATGAAATCAGAAAGGAATATTCAAATGTTTATTTGGTGGTTGCTGGAGATGGACCATACATGAAAGAACTGGTAAAACATAAAACTCCATATATAACATTGTTGGGAAGAATTCCATATTCAGATGTTATTTCTTTACTCAGTTCAGTGGATACATTTTGCCTGCCATCTGAGACGGAGGGATTTCCGACATCCGTACTGGAGGCGGTTGCCTGTAAATGTTATGTAATAACAACAACTGCTGGTGGCTCGAAAGAGCTAATTACAAACAGCCAGTTAGGAACAATTATGAAGGATAATTCTTCTAAATCTATTGAAGAAGCTTTGCGTGCAATTATTGATCATAAAGAAAGTCGAATAGAGGCATCTGAAAAATGTTATGTTCGATTGAAAGAAAAATTCACTTGGGATGCAGTTGCGGCAAAAGTAGAAGATATTTTTGAAATATAA
- a CDS encoding glycosyltransferase, with amino-acid sequence MLKVLHLLSSDRFSGAENVVCQIITAFDGDSEVEHLYVSPEGPIRETLKEKNIRYVPVKYLNGIDLKRIVRIEQPDIIHAHDMLASLFATFCVRNIPIVSHIHNNNFGFKGVGPFVTSLAYCIAARRAKHIFWVSEAAYNGFRYKKICSSKSSVLYNVINIEELNNSIKIDPEKYQYDLIFLGRLTYAKNPQRVLEVTKILKNQKDDIKVAMVGAGELENELRNFVKDNQLEKNVDFWGFRKNPYKILKNSQVMIMTSRWEGLGMCALEAMALGVPVVSTPTGGLCEIIEDGKNGFLRRSNKELADKIIDILNNPFLKEQMSTYASENSIKMNSREKYKNKILDVYKKVSGK; translated from the coding sequence ATGTTGAAAGTACTACATTTGTTGTCAAGTGACCGGTTTTCGGGAGCAGAAAATGTTGTTTGCCAGATTATTACAGCATTTGATGGGGATAGCGAAGTAGAACATTTATATGTTAGCCCGGAAGGACCAATAAGAGAGACTTTAAAAGAAAAAAATATACGTTATGTACCGGTAAAATATCTTAATGGCATTGATCTCAAACGAATTGTAAGAATAGAGCAACCAGATATTATTCATGCACATGATATGCTTGCAAGCCTATTTGCGACGTTTTGTGTTCGGAATATTCCTATAGTATCACATATTCATAATAATAATTTTGGATTTAAAGGAGTGGGTCCTTTTGTAACGTCTTTAGCATATTGCATTGCGGCAAGAAGGGCTAAACATATATTTTGGGTATCAGAAGCAGCTTATAATGGATTTAGATATAAAAAAATATGCTCATCAAAAAGTTCTGTCTTGTATAATGTAATTAATATTGAGGAGCTAAATAATAGTATCAAAATAGATCCTGAGAAATATCAATATGATCTTATTTTTCTCGGAAGACTTACATATGCAAAAAATCCGCAGCGTGTATTAGAGGTGACAAAGATATTAAAAAATCAGAAGGATGATATCAAAGTTGCTATGGTTGGTGCTGGTGAATTAGAGAATGAATTGAGAAATTTTGTAAAAGATAATCAATTAGAAAAAAATGTTGATTTTTGGGGATTTAGAAAAAATCCTTATAAGATACTAAAAAATTCACAAGTTATGATTATGACTTCCAGATGGGAAGGACTTGGAATGTGTGCATTAGAGGCAATGGCTTTAGGCGTGCCGGTAGTAAGTACACCTACGGGTGGACTTTGCGAGATTATTGAAGATGGAAAAAATGGTTTTTTAAGAAGGTCGAATAAAGAGCTGGCAGATAAAATTATAGATATTTTGAATAATCCGTTTTTAAAAGAGCAAATGTCAACATATGCGAGTGAGAATAGTATAAAAATGAATTCTCGCGAGAAATACAAAAATAAAATATTGGATGTTTATAAAAAAGTATCTGGAAAATAA
- a CDS encoding OB-fold nucleic acid binding domain-containing protein encodes MKNKFFKFLALSLAATLLPGTTVCADDSSDYVHVDVFGSVYYGTLTTAKDGKNSVFTTVPESDNQFTITGKWDTNTSAFTQDCTIAYSDGSSQSIEYNKKGLIQGDIRTDFPDSSYQTFSAASGKPYKALRTFSSSDELTAIDWYYKCTLMSTWKSDADTVDYDTLMETPYEYIDLPFTVKGTVEAIYEDSNNHTDIKLKDDDGNVYLFYYQSEDVNNFASANIPSLSEGDRLSITGIFSNIQNPEDSTLHLYEHMSGSDYNLDSLKKDIQNNDFIETMDKLSQKDTENDEALSALLKMSEVNDPDLEKIFPIFNSVTADVIGNDCDPMNLQNTYQEICDNPFYYIDTDISLDGTVVYENFDADSSKLTLLVNEKGTSNVYAVTYKAENFNSILNKELHITGKLSNTHRVPYYNDETKSLGYVIYPLISATEVTE; translated from the coding sequence ATGAAAAATAAATTTTTTAAGTTTCTGGCACTCTCATTGGCCGCAACCCTTTTGCCAGGCACAACTGTCTGCGCAGATGATTCATCTGACTATGTGCACGTAGATGTCTTTGGAAGTGTATATTATGGCACACTGACTACTGCAAAGGATGGCAAAAATTCTGTTTTTACTACTGTTCCGGAAAGCGATAATCAATTTACAATCACAGGGAAATGGGATACCAATACATCTGCATTTACTCAGGACTGTACAATTGCTTATTCCGATGGTTCCTCTCAGTCCATTGAATATAACAAAAAAGGACTGATTCAGGGCGATATCCGAACTGATTTTCCAGATAGCTCTTATCAGACTTTCTCAGCTGCATCCGGAAAACCGTATAAAGCTCTACGCACTTTTTCATCCTCTGATGAATTGACTGCTATTGACTGGTACTACAAATGTACACTTATGAGTACCTGGAAATCAGACGCTGATACCGTGGATTATGATACTCTTATGGAAACGCCTTACGAATATATAGACCTTCCTTTTACTGTAAAAGGAACTGTGGAGGCTATTTATGAAGATTCCAATAATCATACCGATATAAAACTCAAAGATGATGATGGAAATGTTTACCTTTTTTATTATCAGTCAGAAGATGTCAATAATTTTGCATCTGCCAATATACCTTCTCTTTCTGAAGGTGACAGACTGAGCATCACCGGAATCTTCTCCAACATACAAAATCCTGAAGATTCTACCCTGCATCTGTATGAACATATGTCCGGTTCTGATTACAACCTTGATTCGTTAAAAAAAGATATCCAAAACAATGATTTTATTGAAACAATGGATAAACTCAGCCAAAAGGATACCGAAAACGATGAGGCCCTCTCTGCTCTTCTGAAAATGAGCGAAGTTAATGATCCTGATCTTGAAAAGATATTTCCAATTTTCAACTCCGTTACTGCGGATGTAATCGGAAATGACTGTGACCCAATGAATCTCCAGAATACTTATCAGGAGATCTGCGACAATCCCTTCTATTATATAGATACTGATATCTCTTTAGACGGAACTGTTGTTTACGAAAACTTTGATGCGGATAGCTCTAAATTGACGCTCCTCGTTAATGAAAAAGGTACTTCTAATGTTTATGCAGTTACTTACAAAGCAGAGAATTTTAATTCCATTCTCAACAAAGAACTACATATTACAGGGAAACTGAGCAACACCCATCGTGTTCCCTATTATAACGATGAAACAAAGAGCCTTGGTTATGTTATCTACCCGTTGATCTCCGCTACAGAAGTTACAGAATAA
- a CDS encoding DUF2304 domain-containing protein, whose protein sequence is MISLVFRVVLILCSLFTAIFIIRKIRQSKVQINYAIFWILFSACLLIFSVFPELSISLASLLGIYSSTNFIFLVILFAVIIKLFFNTIEISNLEYKIKELSQKIAIDEKDFNETKENKSEEEMDE, encoded by the coding sequence ATGATTTCATTAGTGTTTAGAGTTGTTTTGATTCTTTGTTCTTTGTTTACAGCTATATTTATAATACGAAAAATCCGTCAATCCAAAGTACAGATTAATTATGCTATTTTTTGGATTCTCTTTTCGGCATGCCTGCTTATTTTTAGTGTTTTTCCTGAATTATCTATTTCACTCGCCAGTTTATTGGGAATATATTCATCAACAAATTTTATTTTTTTAGTAATTCTGTTTGCGGTAATTATTAAACTGTTTTTTAATACAATAGAAATATCCAATCTGGAATATAAGATTAAAGAATTATCGCAGAAAATTGCAATTGATGAAAAGGATTTTAATGAAACAAAAGAAAATAAATCTGAAGAAGAGATGGACGAATAA